DNA from Roseomonas gilardii subsp. gilardii:
CGCCGTCGAGCAGCATGACGCGGCCATGGCTGTCGGACTCGAAGATCATGATGTCCTGGAAGTCCGACTGCACGCGCGCCAGCTCACGCTTCACGCGGAAGCGCTGGCCCCAGTCGGAGTAGAGGGTCTCGTTCACCCAGGAATCGGTCGTCATCTCGAATCCCTCGCCCAAAAAAGCTTCGGAAAGGTTTCCGCAAAGAGAGAGGGCGGACCCTAGGGCCCGCCCCCGGTCATCGCACGTGACGCTTTGGCGTCAGACGGAGATGCCGCGGCGATGCTCGCCGAGTTGCACGCGCTCCGGCAGGAAGCCCTTCTTCAGCACCGGGATCGCCTTGTAGGGATCGCAGACGCCGCAGACGAAGATGTCGAGCGCGGCGAAAGCCTTTTCCGGCCAGGTGTGGATCGACACATGGCTCTCCGCCAGGACCAGCACGCCGGACACGCCGCCGTTGGGCTGGAAGTGGTGGAAGTGCCCGTGCAGGATCGTGGCGCCCGTGGCGATCGCGGCCTCGCGCAGCACGTCGTCGATATGCGCCGGATCGTCGAGATTCGTCGCGCCCCACAGGTCGATGATCAGGTGCGTGCCCGCGAAGCGGACACCATCCTTCTCGACGAAGTAATCCTTTGCCTCATCGGCGCCGGAGGAGAAGTTTCCCTGGGCGTCGCTCGGAAATTCCGAGACCATCCCCAGCGGAGCGGTAAGAGCGTCCATATCGGCCCCCTGTTCCACCAGAAGACGACCTGTGAGCCGGCAGCGCCGATCAGGTCAGTTGTTGCGGAGCGCGCATATGGCCCATAGGGGGGTGGGGGGCAAGTGAAATCGGGACCTCACGGGCCGAAAAAAATGCGGCCCTCCCCCGCGCCGCGCACGACGCTCAACGCGCCGCCCCCGCATCGGCCCGCAAGTCATCCAGCCGACCGGAAAATCCCCGGAAAAGGTTCAGTTCGCGCTGCAACCTTGGCAGGTCCGCCATCCCCTGCACCGGATCGAGGGTCAGGGCATTGAAATCCTGAGCCAATTTCCCATCGCCCAGCTTCGCTGCCCAGCGCGCGCGCAGGCCGCCCAGGCGCTGGGCATCGCCCGAAAGCACCGCATAGGCGGCGGCACGGAGGAGCAACTGACGCCGCGTATCGTCCATCTCCCCTTCACCCGCCGCCGCTAGCGCGGCCAAGGCTTCGGAAGCACCGGACCAGTCATGGCGCCCGGCGAGGATCTCGGCGAGCGGCTCCGCTCCATCGCTGCCCAGGCCGCGCAACAAGGCCACGGCATCATCCTCCCTGCCCTGCCGCGCCAGCAGCCGGGCGGACAGCAGCTTCCGTTCCCGCTCCAGATCCGGCGGCAGGGTCTGTGCCTTGCCATCCGGCAGCGCCGCCGCGGCACCGGCGATATCGCCGCCTTCCAGGCGCAGGCCGGCGAGGCGCAGCCCCAGACGCGCACGCGCCTCTCCCGAAGCGCCGACCATGCCACGCTGGAGAAGTTCCGCCGCGCGCGCGGGCAGGTCGAGCGCCACCAGACGATCCGCGAGCCCCAGTAGCAGCCGGCCCTGATCCGGATCGGCGGCCAGCAGATCCGGATGAGCATCCGCCAGCGCGATGGCGGCCACCGGCGCCTCCTTCTCCAGTGCCGTGGCCAGCGCCTGCCGCATGAGCGGGCGCAGCGCGCTCCCCCGATCGGGAAAGAGGCGCGCGGTTTCCTGCAACATGGCCAGCGCGGCGCGGCCATTCCCGGCCTGTTGCCGCAGGGCGGCGATCCGCTGCCGCGCCGCCAGTTCCTCGCTTTCGCCGCGCCAACTGTAGAGCGCTTCCTCCAGCGTATCCGCCGCGGCGCCGGCATCGATCTGCCCACCCGACAGGCGCAGTTCCACGGCCTGGCGGATGGCCCGGGCGCGCGCCGGCCGGTCGCGGCCCCGCATCGCTGCCTCATAGGCGGCCAGAGCCTCGTCCCGCCGCCCTTCCGCCTCGGCCAGCCGCCCGCGCAGCTCCGCCAGGGCTGGCGCGGCCTCCCCGGCATCGAGGAGCCGCCGCGCCGCTGCCCGCTCGCCGCCCGCCAGCAGGGCCTCCACCGCCGGAGCCAGCAGCCGCGACCGCAGCGGTGGCGGATAGGACAGCAGCACCGGCACGGATGCGGCGATGCCGGGGGCGGCCTCCCGCCCCTCCCCTCGCGCGCCGCGCAGCAGCCCCTGCCAGAGCGCCGTTTCGTCGGTTCTGGCCAGAGTGGGGTCCTCCAGCGCCCCCGCCTCCCCCAGGCGGCCACCGAGCAGCGCCGCCGCGCCCTGCAATGCCCGCAGCACCGGATCGAGGCCCGCCTGCGGGTCCTCCTGGAACGCCAGGCGCAGCATGGCCTGTGCCTCCTGCGCCTGTCCGAGCGAAAGCAGCGTTTCCGCGGCAGCCCGGCGCAGCGGAGCGCGCTGGAGCGGCGTGGCCGCCGCGATCCCGGCCTGCTGCGCCCGCAGGCGCTCGGACAGCGCCGCCGCGTCCAGGGCCGGCAGGTCGAAGAGACGCGTCATCCCGCGCGCATCGGCGGCGGGCGCTTCCGCCCCCGCCGCGCTTTCCCCGGCACCCGAAAGCAGGAAACGGCCGGCGCCGGACCGGAAATCCACCGCATCGCCCCGCGCGAGCAGGGCCGCACCCAGCGTGGTCGGCAGCAGTTCGGCCTGCGGCAGCCGGCGCGCCTGCGGCATCATCTGATCCGGCTCCCGCACCGTGCCCACCAGCAGCGGCAGGCCCGTTTCCGGGTCCGGCAGGGCCACCACGCGGCCCGGCGCGGCGGCGCGCAGCACCAGCATCCCGTCCTCCTGCCCGGCACGGATCGAGCGGGCCTGTGGCAGCGCGGAGACCGGCTCCAGCAGCCAGCGCTCCCCCTCCCGCCTCGCCCGCAGCGCGGCGGGAGGGGCGAGGCGGAGGCGCAGCACCGTGGCTTCCGGAAAGGGCAGCAGATCGGCGGAACCGAAGACCGGATCGTCGCGCAGGGCGGACAGATCCAGGGGCTGGGCGAGATCCGACACCACCAGCAGCAGATTGCCCCGCCGCAGCACCGCCAGGCCCGCCTCGGCCGGAAGTGGCAGGGCGAGGACCCGCGCCTCCCCGGGGGGCGCGAGGACACGCACCGGCAGGCCGGCGGAGGGGGCCGGCGCGGGCGGTTCGGCCTTTGGGGCTTCAGCAACGGACGCCGTGGGGGCGGGAGGTGGCGATACGGGCTGGTCCGGCATGGGCGCTGCCGCCGGACCCGGGGCCAAGGGCGGTAGGGCCGGAACCTGGGCGAGCGGCCCGGTGCCCTCCGGCCCGTTCCGGCGCCCGGGAAGGGAAGGCCCGTGGTTCCTGGCCTCCCGCGTCGCAGCCTCGCGGACCGGGCGTGCCGGGGCCTTCGCCTCCGGCTTCCGGGGGGCCGGCGGATCGAGCACGTCGAGGACGATGCGCTCCCCGAGGCGGAAGGGGCGGAGCTGCGCGCCGCTGCGAAGGGTCACCTCCACCCCATCCGCCGTGCCGCGCAGGGCCAGCACGTTGCGCGGCAGCTTCGCCGGCATGCGGAACTCGCCGGGGCTGTCGAAATGCAGCATCGCCCGGCCGCCGAGCTGTTCCAGGCGGTAGCCCGTGGGCAGGGACCAGTCGAAGACGAGGCGCCCCATCCCCGGATGCTCGCCCGATCGCACCGCGACCGGTTCGGCCCGCCCCGGCAGGGCGGCGAGGATCAGGGAGGCGCCGAGCGCCAGGCCCGCGGCGACGGCCTTTTGCCGGTCGGGGGCCCGCATCAGTCGAAACTCGCCAGCAGGGCGTCGATCTCCGCCTGGGACGAAGCGGCGGCCGGCAGTTGCGGCCCCTGCGCCAGGCGCTCGCCCTCGGTGCGCTCCGGCACCCGGTCCTGCGCGGCCATCGGCGCGCCGCCCTGGGCCGCCGGGCCGAAGCGCTGGGTGATCTTCTGCACCCGTCCCTCGATCTCCTTCAGCGCCGCCACCACCTTGGCGATGCGCTGGCCCGTGATGTCCTGGAAGGAACAGGCCTCGTAGATCCGCGTCACCGCCTCGCCGATCCGTGCCGCCGGCGCGGCGGGCAGCTCCGGGACGAGGCGCTCCAGCGTCTCGCAGGTGTCGAGGATCTCGTTGGTGGCGGCGGCGGTATGCTCCACCACCGCATCCAGCTCGTCGGTCGCCACCGGGATGTGCTCGTCCTCGATCTCCTCCACCCGCAGGGCGGCGATCTCGGCCTTGGCCTGGGCGATGGTACGCCCCAGCGCCTCCAGCTCCGCCAGCAGCACGATCTCGTTGGTGGTGATGTCGCCGCCGATGCTGGCGAGCACGCTGCGCACGGCCTGCTCGATGCGCTCCTGGTCAGGCATCCTGCATCACCTTGGCGATCTTCTCGCGCAGCGTCTCGGCGTTGAAGGGCTTGACGATGTAGTTCGAGACGCCCGCCTGCTTCGCCGCGATCACGTTCTCCGTCTTGCTCTCGGCGGTGATCATGATGAAGGGCGTGGATTTCAGCCGGGCATCGGCGCGGACCTCCTTCAGCAGGTCCAGCCCCGTCATCGGCTGCATGTTCCAGTCGCTGATCACCAGGCCGAAATTGCCGGTCCGCAGCTTCGACAGCGCCTCCTGCCCGTCGGAGGCTTCCTCGACATTCTCGAAATCCAGCTGCTTCAGCAGGTTCCGGATGATGCGCAGCATCGTCTTGTAGTCATCGACGATCAGCACGTTGGTGTTCCTGTTCATCGCCTGGCATCCTGGCTGTTGTCGGTTCCGCCGGGGTCGTTGGCCCGGTTGCGGTGGCGGGCGAGCTCGGAGGTCAGGAGCCGCGCGCGGTCGGGACGCATGGCGCCCAGCACCGGCGCGGTCTTGGCCTCCCGCATCCGGTCCACGATCTGGACGAGCACGGGCATGTCGAGCTCGTCGAACACCGCGGCCGCGTCGCGCGGCCGCATGGTCTCATAGGTCTTCACCAGCCCGCGCCAGCCGGCCTCCTCGCGCGCGTTGCGGGCCTGCTCCAGCTTCTCCAGCCGCGCCTGCAGCGCCGCCATCTCGTCAAGGCGCGACTTCAGCCGGCTCTCGGCCGCGGCGAGGATGGCCTCGCGCGCCGTCAGCGCCTGCTCGCGTTGCTCCAACTGCCCGCGGCGCTCGCGCAGGCTTTCCAGCACCGCCCGTTCCGCGAGGCTCACCGGGTCCGGCTCCGGCGCCGGCATGGTGGGCTGGGTGGGTGCCGGTCCGGACGCCTTCGCGGCGGGCGCGGCCCCATGCTGCGCGGCGTTGGGCGGCGCGGCGTTGGGCGGCGCGGAGGCGGTGGCGCTGGCGCTGGCGCTGGCGCTGGCGCTGGCGCTGGCGATCAGCATGCCGTCCAGACGCCCCATGGCCAGCCCCGCCGGCCATTCCACCGCCTGCCCCAGGGCCAGGAGCTTGCAGCCCGCCAGCAGCCCGCCGCTCAGCATCAGCAGAGGCAGGAGGCGTAGCCGGCTCATCGGGCCAGCCTCAGGGCGCGCAGCAGGTCGCGCTCGGCCTGGCTGCGCGGGGCGTCATTGGCATTGCCGGCGGGCACCGCATGGCCGGACGGGCGCTCGGGCACCAGGGCGACCTCCGGCAGGGCATCGGCCCGTGCCGGCGCTTCGGTCCGCACCGGGGCGGCGGGTCCGGGCTCCGTCGCGGGCGACATCACCAGGGGCCGCGCCTCACGCACCAGGGCCTCCAGCCGGTCCGCCATCAGGCCGGCGCGTTCGGTCAGGAAGCGCAGGTCCTCACCCAGCGGCTCCGCGCGCGCCAGCGTGGCCGACAGGGCGCGATCGGCTTCCTCCGTGCTGCGCCGCATGCGTTCCAGCGCCCGTTCCGCCCGGCGCGCCGCCTCGCCCAGCTCGGCCGTGCCGCTTTCCAGCGCCGGCCTTTCGCGGCGCAGGGCGGCCAGCCGCCGGTCCAGCCGCCAGACGAAGGGAATGGCCAGGCAGAGCAGCAGCACCACGACACCCTGGAGAGTCCATTCGACCGTGTTCATCGCCAAGGCCCTCACCCCATCTTCACGATGCCGGCGCCGTCACGCCGCAGCTCATGCTCCACCCGCACCGCCAGCCGGTTCTCCCGCCGCCCCAGCTGCCCTTCGAAAAGCGGCACGTCGCCGCAGCGCAGCCGCACCGGCGCCCCGGGCGCGACGTTGAGCGCGATGCGGTCCCCCGGCTTCAGCGCGGTGATGGTGGACAGCGGCAGGGTCTGCTCGTCGAGCACCACGTCGAGCCGCACCAGCGTGTGGCGCAGTTCCTCGGCGAGATGGTTCTCCCAGATGCTGTCGCGGCCGAAGCGCTCCCCCATGAACTGCTGCAGCAGCACCTCGCGCACCGGCTCCAGCGTCGCGTAGGGCAGGATCATGTCGAGCCGGCCGCCGCGATCCTCCATCTCGATCCGCATGCGCGCGAGCACGGCGGCGTTGGACAGGCGTGAGATGGCGGCGAAGCGCGGGTTCACCTCCAGCCGCTCGAAGCAGAACTCCACCCCGGTGATCGGGGAGAAGGCATGGCCCAGATCGGTGAGCACCACGGAGATCAGCCGCTCCACCAGCGTGCGCTCGATGGTGGTGTAGGGGCGGCCCTCGATCCGCATCGCGGAGGTGCCGCGCCGCCCGCCCAGCAGCACGTCCACGATCGAGTAGATCATGGCGCTGTCCACCACGATCAGCGCGTGGTTGTCCCACTGCTTCACCTTCACCACGGCCAGCATGGCCGGCAGCGGGATGGAATCGAGATAGTCGCCGAAGCGCATGGAGGTCATGGTGTCGAGCGAGACCTCGACATTGTCCGAGGTGAAGTTGCGCAGCGTCGTGGTCAGCAGCCGCACCAGCCGGTCGAAGACGATCTCCAGCATCGGCAGCCGGTCATAGGAGACCAGCCCGGCATCCACCACGCGCTCGATGCCGCTGCGGTGCCGCTCCTCCGTCCTGTGGTCGAAGCCGAGCAGGCTGTCGATCTCGGCCTGGTTCAGCACCTTGGCGGCATCCGGCCCCGGGGCCGCCATCTCCTCGATCCCCTCCACGGCCTCGGCCAGGGAGGCGCCCCAGGCGGCGGCGAGATCGTCCTGGTCCGCCTCGCCCGTCACTGGACCAGGATCTCGGTGAAGAGCACGTCGTTCACGCGGGCCGGCGCGGCGGCGATGTTGGCGCGCGCGATCAGCTCCTCGCGCAGCCGGTGCGTGCCGATGCTGCCGCGCAGTTCCTCCGGCCGCATCTCGCGCAGATAGGTCTGGAACAGGTCCAGCAGCCGCGGCATGGC
Protein-coding regions in this window:
- the speD gene encoding adenosylmethionine decarboxylase, encoding MDALTAPLGMVSEFPSDAQGNFSSGADEAKDYFVEKDGVRFAGTHLIIDLWGATNLDDPAHIDDVLREAAIATGATILHGHFHHFQPNGGVSGVLVLAESHVSIHTWPEKAFAALDIFVCGVCDPYKAIPVLKKGFLPERVQLGEHRRGISV
- a CDS encoding protein phosphatase CheZ; amino-acid sequence: MPDQERIEQAVRSVLASIGGDITTNEIVLLAELEALGRTIAQAKAEIAALRVEEIEDEHIPVATDELDAVVEHTAAATNEILDTCETLERLVPELPAAPAARIGEAVTRIYEACSFQDITGQRIAKVVAALKEIEGRVQKITQRFGPAAQGGAPMAAQDRVPERTEGERLAQGPQLPAAASSQAEIDALLASFD
- a CDS encoding chemotaxis response regulator CheY — protein: MNRNTNVLIVDDYKTMLRIIRNLLKQLDFENVEEASDGQEALSKLRTGNFGLVISDWNMQPMTGLDLLKEVRADARLKSTPFIMITAESKTENVIAAKQAGVSNYIVKPFNAETLREKIAKVMQDA
- a CDS encoding MotE family protein; the encoded protein is MSRLRLLPLLMLSGGLLAGCKLLALGQAVEWPAGLAMGRLDGMLIASASASASASASATASAPPNAAPPNAAQHGAAPAAKASGPAPTQPTMPAPEPDPVSLAERAVLESLRERRGQLEQREQALTAREAILAAAESRLKSRLDEMAALQARLEKLEQARNAREEAGWRGLVKTYETMRPRDAAAVFDELDMPVLVQIVDRMREAKTAPVLGAMRPDRARLLTSELARHRNRANDPGGTDNSQDARR
- a CDS encoding DUF6468 domain-containing protein, with protein sequence MNTVEWTLQGVVVLLLCLAIPFVWRLDRRLAALRRERPALESGTAELGEAARRAERALERMRRSTEEADRALSATLARAEPLGEDLRFLTERAGLMADRLEALVREARPLVMSPATEPGPAAPVRTEAPARADALPEVALVPERPSGHAVPAGNANDAPRSQAERDLLRALRLAR
- the fliM gene encoding flagellar motor switch protein FliM translates to MTGEADQDDLAAAWGASLAEAVEGIEEMAAPGPDAAKVLNQAEIDSLLGFDHRTEERHRSGIERVVDAGLVSYDRLPMLEIVFDRLVRLLTTTLRNFTSDNVEVSLDTMTSMRFGDYLDSIPLPAMLAVVKVKQWDNHALIVVDSAMIYSIVDVLLGGRRGTSAMRIEGRPYTTIERTLVERLISVVLTDLGHAFSPITGVEFCFERLEVNPRFAAISRLSNAAVLARMRIEMEDRGGRLDMILPYATLEPVREVLLQQFMGERFGRDSIWENHLAEELRHTLVRLDVVLDEQTLPLSTITALKPGDRIALNVAPGAPVRLRCGDVPLFEGQLGRRENRLAVRVEHELRRDGAGIVKMG